A section of the Methanoregula sp. genome encodes:
- the atwA gene encoding methyl coenzyme M reductase system, component A2, producing the protein MKAPLITVDNLCMDFDGQRILRNISFEIAEGEILGIIGRSGAGKTVLMHLMRGVEQPPTSGTVVFHVAACRSCDYMDVGSSAGKPCPHCGATLSALNVDLWNEKDEELRRRLMRRTAIMFQRTFALYGDDRVIENVLHALDDINYPQELAINRAADLIDQVRLSHRMMHIARDLSGGEKQRVVLARQLAKDPFMLFADEPTGTLDPGTAKIVHAMLIEAAKANNMGMVVTSHFSQVIEDVANRAILLIDGSIAKLGSPKEVIAEFMKGCDDTEQFEAAEMGEHVMVARDLVKRYISVDRGVVKAVNGVTFDVSTKEIFGIIGKSGAGKTTLSGIIAGLIEPTSGEINIRIGEEWIDMTKPGIDQRGRATPYIGLLHQEYDLFPHRTVLDNLTDAIGLEFPKELAMRKALVTLKMAGFTDEKSKEILNRMPAQLSEGERHRVALAQVLIREPRIVILDEPTGTMDPITKIDVKHSILHAREEMDETFIVVSHDMEFVRDICDRLALMRGGRIVQIGKTADVLAILTEEERKVMSQPAA; encoded by the coding sequence ATGAAGGCTCCATTGATCACGGTCGACAACCTCTGCATGGATTTCGATGGCCAGAGGATACTCAGGAATATTTCTTTTGAGATCGCAGAAGGAGAGATTCTCGGGATTATCGGCAGGAGCGGGGCCGGTAAGACCGTGCTGATGCACCTGATGCGCGGTGTGGAGCAGCCCCCCACGAGCGGCACCGTTGTCTTCCACGTGGCGGCCTGCAGAAGCTGTGACTACATGGATGTGGGGAGCTCAGCGGGCAAACCCTGCCCCCACTGTGGCGCAACACTCTCTGCGCTGAACGTGGACCTCTGGAACGAGAAAGATGAGGAGCTGCGGCGCAGGCTGATGCGCCGTACCGCGATCATGTTCCAGCGCACCTTTGCCCTGTACGGCGATGACCGCGTTATTGAAAATGTCCTTCATGCACTCGATGATATCAATTACCCGCAGGAACTTGCGATCAACCGGGCGGCTGACCTCATCGACCAGGTACGGCTCTCGCACCGGATGATGCATATCGCCCGTGACCTTTCCGGGGGTGAGAAGCAGCGGGTGGTGCTCGCCCGCCAGCTCGCAAAAGACCCGTTTATGCTTTTTGCCGATGAACCGACCGGCACGCTCGATCCCGGTACGGCCAAGATCGTCCACGCTATGCTCATCGAGGCGGCAAAGGCCAATAACATGGGTATGGTTGTCACCTCCCACTTCTCGCAGGTGATCGAGGATGTGGCCAACCGTGCAATCCTTCTCATTGACGGGAGCATTGCAAAACTCGGATCGCCCAAAGAGGTCATTGCCGAGTTCATGAAAGGGTGTGACGATACCGAGCAGTTTGAAGCAGCGGAGATGGGCGAACATGTCATGGTGGCCCGGGATCTCGTGAAGCGCTATATCTCGGTTGACCGGGGAGTTGTCAAAGCAGTCAACGGCGTCACGTTTGATGTCTCAACCAAGGAGATCTTCGGCATTATCGGGAAGAGCGGGGCAGGAAAGACCACGCTCTCCGGTATTATCGCCGGCCTTATCGAACCCACCAGCGGGGAGATAAACATCCGCATCGGTGAAGAATGGATCGATATGACCAAGCCGGGGATCGACCAGCGGGGACGGGCGACTCCCTACATCGGTCTCCTGCACCAGGAATATGACCTCTTCCCGCACCGCACTGTTCTCGACAACCTGACCGATGCCATCGGCCTTGAGTTCCCCAAGGAACTGGCCATGCGAAAGGCACTGGTCACGCTCAAGATGGCCGGATTTACGGACGAAAAGAGCAAGGAGATCCTCAACCGGATGCCCGCCCAGCTCTCCGAGGGGGAACGCCATCGCGTAGCACTGGCACAGGTGCTGATCCGGGAGCCGCGTATCGTGATCCTCGACGAGCCGACCGGGACTATGGACCCCATCACCAAGATCGATGTGAAGCATTCGATCCTCCATGCCCGCGAGGAGATGGACGAGACTTTTATCGTCGTCTCGCATGACATGGAGTTCGTGCGGGACATCTGCGACCGGCTCGCCCTGATGCGGGGTGGCAGGATCGTGCAGATCGGAAAGACTGCGGATGTGCTTGCGATCCTGACCGAAGAAGAGCGCAAGGTCATGAGCCAGCCAGCCGCGTGA
- a CDS encoding methanogenesis marker 3 protein has protein sequence MTTIHLDGKRLETGEGSTLASILSDHEKGCCVAIIRPAIKEQAKTSSLAITTTAGEVTIEVQGQAAVFLESPGIVEQLKLHWTDRYATAFGPFPSGIHPQRKPHLYDRGDVILGCGGYEPARSYLIFSRVRHAADHGADESGGVIGTIVSGRAVLDRFSPGDRITRIEPVISWADTSRSFTTTDMSLVLEDGMQVVTRVRIMAQGYSPEKITTEAAGSVEHMLLALHAGKYTVGRATSTHILDQRLAGTEDVPREFRRPRREGTVTVRATGKTAGGVYIYRSDVPASLVHSVVGQVVQGIELVKLAKEHDVFAVSVEPSRIDLLGLPFNKVQEIAAARGVTLTADKQEAGRIVVSQEPGTTLDVLNERAVKVTTAPLEKVIDIALDDAAAPLSCDVFRRVTGLHQHDAGMMPVFFKFDDVVLFRPIIPAGLKINPENTPKDEAEAAALAITNDSRKGTGLVGVRLSASKEFGPTSEPFEGTNIIGRVIDTDKLKKVREKETVYIREVKP, from the coding sequence TTGACCACCATCCACCTCGATGGAAAGAGGCTGGAGACCGGCGAGGGCAGCACGCTTGCCTCGATCCTTTCCGATCACGAGAAGGGCTGTTGCGTGGCGATCATCCGCCCGGCTATTAAAGAACAGGCCAAAACCAGCAGCCTTGCGATCACCACGACGGCGGGTGAGGTCACGATTGAAGTCCAGGGGCAGGCCGCAGTTTTTCTGGAATCCCCCGGCATCGTCGAACAGCTCAAGCTCCACTGGACGGACCGGTACGCAACCGCGTTCGGGCCCTTTCCTTCCGGCATCCACCCGCAGCGCAAACCCCATCTCTATGATCGCGGGGACGTTATTCTCGGGTGCGGGGGGTATGAACCGGCTCGCTCCTACCTCATCTTCTCCCGGGTCCGGCATGCCGCAGACCACGGGGCCGATGAGAGTGGCGGAGTGATAGGAACGATCGTGAGCGGCAGGGCCGTGCTCGACCGCTTTTCCCCCGGGGACCGGATCACCAGGATCGAACCGGTCATCAGCTGGGCTGATACGAGCCGCTCGTTCACCACAACGGACATGAGCCTTGTGCTGGAAGACGGGATGCAGGTGGTAACCCGCGTCCGGATCATGGCACAGGGATATAGTCCTGAAAAAATCACTACCGAAGCGGCCGGCAGTGTTGAGCATATGCTGCTTGCACTCCACGCAGGAAAGTATACGGTCGGGCGGGCCACAAGCACCCATATCCTCGACCAGCGGCTGGCAGGAACCGAGGATGTGCCCAGGGAGTTCCGCCGCCCCCGCCGGGAGGGGACCGTGACCGTGCGGGCCACCGGAAAAACCGCGGGCGGGGTCTATATCTACCGGTCAGATGTTCCCGCAAGCCTCGTGCACAGCGTAGTCGGGCAGGTGGTGCAGGGCATCGAACTGGTAAAACTCGCCAAAGAACACGATGTTTTTGCCGTCAGCGTGGAACCGTCACGCATCGACCTGCTGGGCCTTCCGTTCAATAAAGTACAGGAGATCGCTGCGGCCCGGGGCGTGACGCTTACTGCCGATAAACAGGAGGCCGGGCGGATCGTGGTGTCCCAGGAACCGGGCACCACCCTGGATGTGCTCAATGAACGGGCAGTAAAAGTGACAACGGCACCGCTGGAGAAGGTGATCGATATCGCGCTCGATGATGCGGCTGCACCTCTCAGCTGCGATGTGTTCCGCCGGGTTACCGGGCTGCACCAGCACGATGCCGGCATGATGCCGGTCTTTTTCAAGTTCGATGACGTAGTACTCTTCAGGCCGATCATCCCTGCGGGCCTGAAGATCAACCCGGAAAATACCCCAAAGGACGAAGCGGAGGCAGCTGCGCTTGCCATCACCAACGATTCCCGGAAAGGTACCGGGCTTGTCGGGGTTCGCCTCTCGGCCAGCAAAGAATTCGGCCCCACTTCGGAACCATTTGAAGGGACCAATATCATCGGGCGCGTGATCGATACGGACAAGCTCAAAAAAGTGCGGGAGAAAGAGACCGTGTATATCCGTGAGGTGAAGCCGTGA
- a CDS encoding HAD-IC family P-type ATPase: MSVAVVFDSAGTLLNTYRVAKDICHKKLLPGIETTTLTFSSPDRVLVVLPVHSKEMISTPADTLLSEYLVRHKMGFGVSCTRKITTAEEIGDILYTDKRARVGDLQECIRNVWTVCKAEEVVTLNSGAIINMALGAVEFAITAGGWPFDGAKETITALHRMGVPTFIASGDRVTKLEKMADHLGIPRDRVYGVATPTVKAQIVSDLQQEYDRVLMVGDGINDLGAMRKADIAILTIQQAGDRPEELYAAADYVVKDVGAVLPIVQELLTLQKTAG, from the coding sequence ATGTCCGTAGCCGTAGTCTTTGACAGTGCAGGAACGCTCCTCAATACTTACCGGGTGGCAAAGGATATCTGCCACAAAAAACTGCTGCCGGGTATCGAGACAACCACGCTCACCTTCAGTTCACCGGACCGTGTCCTTGTCGTGCTGCCCGTGCACTCGAAGGAGATGATCAGTACACCCGCTGATACGCTCCTTTCCGAATATCTCGTCCGGCACAAGATGGGCTTTGGGGTGAGCTGCACCCGCAAGATCACGACCGCAGAAGAGATCGGCGATATCCTCTACACGGATAAGCGGGCACGGGTGGGCGACTTACAGGAATGCATCCGCAATGTCTGGACGGTCTGCAAGGCAGAAGAGGTGGTTACCCTGAACAGCGGGGCGATCATCAACATGGCGCTCGGGGCCGTCGAGTTTGCCATCACGGCGGGCGGCTGGCCGTTTGACGGGGCAAAAGAGACGATCACTGCCCTGCACCGGATGGGCGTCCCGACGTTCATTGCATCAGGAGACCGGGTGACAAAACTGGAGAAGATGGCAGACCATCTCGGCATCCCCCGCGACCGCGTCTACGGTGTTGCCACACCTACGGTCAAAGCGCAGATTGTCAGTGACCTGCAGCAGGAATATGACCGAGTGCTGATGGTGGGTGACGGGATCAATGATCTCGGTGCCATGCGGAAGGCTGATATTGCCATTCTCACCATCCAGCAGGCGGGCGACAGGCCTGAGGAACTCTATGCTGCCGCAGATTATGTTGTAAAGGATGTCGGCGCTGTGCTGCCCATTGTGCAGGAACTGCTCACATTGCAGAAGACTGCCGGATAA
- a CDS encoding methanogenesis marker 5 protein, producing MVKVFIYPATSLILSDMVARFGHTPLSSATAIRERVQTAGLESPPLQITPEEPKKGLKWAAVEVPAGVRGRMSLYGPMIEAAGAAIIINDADLAFGCMGCARTNELVKFLLHQKDMPRLELNYPKNEDEGVKFVAAIKRFLTELGAAK from the coding sequence ATGGTAAAAGTATTCATCTACCCTGCAACGAGCCTGATTCTCTCAGATATGGTGGCACGCTTCGGGCACACCCCCTTATCGTCTGCTACCGCCATCCGCGAACGCGTCCAGACGGCAGGACTTGAATCCCCCCCGCTCCAGATCACTCCTGAAGAGCCCAAGAAAGGGCTGAAGTGGGCGGCAGTCGAAGTCCCCGCCGGGGTGAGGGGCCGGATGTCGCTCTACGGGCCGATGATCGAGGCGGCCGGGGCAGCGATCATCATCAACGATGCCGATCTCGCGTTCGGGTGCATGGGATGTGCCCGGACCAACGAGCTGGTCAAGTTCCTCCTCCACCAGAAGGATATGCCCCGGCTCGAACTGAACTACCCGAAGAATGAGGATGAGGGCGTGAAATTCGTGGCTGCGATCAAGCGGTTCTTAACGGAACTGGGGGCTGCGAAATGA
- a CDS encoding methanogenesis marker 7 protein: protein MTLVPVTYKGGIYQHDIVIDLIEDLGGYVVQKHVLAQEVVLQCFVPRDDIELIREISRPIFGEVTDSPLVGTEIAIVSMSLEIHHLPHPSCDIAEYVRRIGAKSNMVSLARGPGKRITGLNDEERDVINEHDIAVYLMGNFENCIEHKMPILLRGIEVPVVVCGGPDKGTLVRIVDPPVEGYVGGVGRFMRRTKEADQLDKLDEIIAEITRVLEKKREDIAKDPLSVSPARLMNLIREKIPAILDVTSPTPLTVQMAGLRVKLPYDTFAPELRRMEIEDGITLGDVAEIVPSRMRDYILVKVLPFSETNTVI, encoded by the coding sequence ATGACGCTGGTTCCCGTCACCTACAAGGGCGGCATCTACCAGCACGATATCGTGATCGACCTCATCGAAGACCTCGGGGGCTACGTGGTCCAGAAGCACGTGCTCGCCCAGGAAGTGGTGCTCCAGTGCTTTGTGCCCAGGGACGATATCGAGCTGATCCGGGAGATCTCCCGCCCGATCTTCGGTGAAGTGACCGATTCACCGCTGGTCGGAACCGAGATTGCGATCGTCAGCATGAGCCTGGAGATCCATCACCTCCCCCACCCGTCCTGCGACATCGCCGAGTACGTACGCCGCATCGGGGCCAAGAGCAACATGGTGAGCCTTGCCCGGGGGCCCGGCAAAAGGATCACCGGGCTCAATGACGAGGAGCGGGACGTGATCAACGAGCACGACATCGCCGTCTACCTGATGGGTAACTTCGAGAACTGCATTGAGCACAAGATGCCCATTCTCCTGCGGGGGATAGAAGTGCCGGTCGTGGTCTGCGGCGGCCCGGACAAGGGGACGCTGGTACGGATCGTCGACCCCCCGGTCGAAGGATACGTGGGCGGAGTCGGGCGGTTCATGCGCAGGACCAAGGAGGCCGACCAGCTGGACAAGCTGGACGAGATCATCGCCGAGATCACCCGGGTGCTGGAGAAGAAACGCGAAGATATTGCAAAAGACCCGCTCTCGGTATCCCCTGCCCGGCTCATGAACCTGATCCGGGAGAAGATACCGGCGATCCTTGACGTGACCTCCCCCACCCCGCTCACGGTCCAGATGGCCGGGCTCCGGGTGAAACTGCCCTACGATACGTTTGCACCGGAACTCCGGCGGATGGAGATCGAAGACGGGATCACGCTGGGGGATGTGGCAGAGATTGTGCCCTCGCGGATGCGGGACTATATCCTTGTCA
- a CDS encoding methanogenesis marker 17 protein encodes MLAVEYFEVECPEPVGAGYYKQITNDVLLDHNLLKVIEKIHVYIDPKIPVFIAVGVLKPITTVVRVGDIANINPQDSKMTLVITDETYLASMLKIFWERFGKDKVEQPDRFTVVLYDARADPRELEQVVIGHPGESVNRDLIYALRCVAPEGFRLRSERFENGKFSFVASENTLAENIDELVKAKFALMGETP; translated from the coding sequence ATGCTCGCCGTTGAGTACTTTGAAGTGGAATGCCCCGAGCCGGTGGGCGCCGGGTACTACAAGCAGATCACCAACGACGTCCTGCTCGACCACAACCTCCTCAAGGTGATCGAGAAGATCCACGTCTACATCGACCCGAAGATCCCGGTCTTTATTGCCGTCGGCGTACTCAAGCCGATCACGACGGTTGTCCGCGTGGGGGATATCGCGAACATCAACCCGCAGGACAGCAAGATGACGCTCGTTATCACGGACGAGACCTACCTCGCGTCGATGCTGAAGATATTCTGGGAGCGGTTTGGCAAGGACAAGGTCGAGCAGCCGGACCGGTTCACGGTTGTCCTCTACGATGCCAGGGCAGATCCCAGGGAACTCGAACAGGTCGTGATCGGTCATCCCGGCGAATCGGTAAACCGGGATCTCATCTACGCCCTCCGGTGCGTGGCACCGGAAGGCTTCCGGCTCCGGAGCGAGCGTTTCGAGAACGGAAAGTTCTCGTTTGTTGCGAGCGAGAACACGCTTGCCGAGAATATCGACGAACTGGTGAAGGCGAAGTTTGCCCTGATGGGAGAGACGCCATGA
- the dapF gene encoding diaminopimelate epimerase produces the protein MEIPFTKLQGNGNDFVLIDEYEKTIIPDDMKARFAATYCDRRFGIGADGVLYLMKTATGSLRMRILQPDESEAEMCGNGIRCLAKYAFDAGYAKGSCTVETLAGPVGVEMAYRDDTFVATISMPTPKFKRPDIPATGEGEYKEHIGVFDVYAANTGVPHAVVLVDDVESVNVEALAPPIRHHDSFTRGANVNFVQKTGEDSIRIRTFERGVEGETLSCGTGATAAAAVIHHLGLVGETVKVETEGGPLVIYLKDGAKMEGPAETVFSGKISY, from the coding sequence ATGGAGATACCATTCACCAAATTACAGGGCAATGGCAATGATTTTGTACTGATCGACGAATACGAAAAGACGATCATTCCCGATGATATGAAAGCCCGGTTCGCAGCAACCTACTGCGACCGCAGGTTCGGGATCGGTGCCGACGGGGTCCTGTACCTGATGAAAACCGCAACCGGCAGCCTGCGGATGCGGATCCTCCAGCCGGACGAGAGCGAAGCCGAGATGTGCGGCAATGGCATCCGCTGCCTGGCAAAATATGCGTTTGATGCCGGCTATGCCAAAGGTTCCTGCACGGTAGAAACCCTTGCAGGTCCCGTGGGTGTCGAGATGGCATACCGTGATGACACCTTCGTTGCCACCATCAGCATGCCCACGCCGAAATTTAAGCGGCCGGATATCCCGGCAACCGGAGAAGGGGAATACAAGGAACATATCGGTGTTTTCGATGTCTATGCAGCCAACACCGGTGTCCCGCATGCCGTAGTGCTCGTGGATGATGTGGAGAGCGTGAACGTAGAAGCGCTTGCACCCCCCATCCGCCACCATGACTCGTTTACCCGGGGGGCGAACGTAAATTTCGTCCAGAAGACCGGTGAGGACAGCATCCGCATCCGCACGTTCGAGCGCGGGGTTGAAGGCGAGACGCTCTCCTGCGGCACCGGGGCAACGGCTGCTGCGGCAGTTATCCACCACCTCGGGCTGGTGGGAGAAACCGTGAAGGTGGAGACCGAGGGCGGACCGCTGGTCATTTACTTAAAAGACGGCGCAAAGATGGAAGGCCCGGCTGAGACGGTCTTTTCCGGGAAAATTTCCTATTAA
- a CDS encoding ribose 1,5-bisphosphate isomerase: MFPTETAEKIKCMEIRGAGRIARAAAEALKNEALRSKASITAAFTGEMERAAALLVATRPTAVSLPNAVHIVMTGIGEAKTADEARAGIVQRADAFIQSSQHAVEKIAEFGARHIRDGDTILTHCNSEVALGCIIEAHRSGKEIEVFATEVRPRNQGLITIRTLNDAGIKTNFIVDSAVRSFIHDIDLVIVGADAVTVNGAVVNKIGTSQVAHSAHEARVNVLVAAETYKFAPRTIIGEMIQIEEREAGEVLPDEIARTLPHVTVRNPAFDVTPAEFIDIIVTEQGAIPPQMAYVIIKEYLGWDIGEFNKGFEIHTGHNE; this comes from the coding sequence ATGTTTCCTACTGAAACCGCAGAGAAGATAAAATGCATGGAGATCCGCGGTGCGGGCAGGATAGCGCGTGCCGCAGCCGAAGCCCTGAAAAACGAGGCTCTCCGCTCAAAAGCATCGATCACCGCTGCATTTACCGGTGAGATGGAACGGGCCGCCGCACTGCTGGTTGCAACCCGGCCAACGGCGGTCTCACTCCCGAACGCGGTGCATATCGTGATGACCGGTATCGGAGAGGCTAAAACTGCGGACGAAGCGCGGGCAGGAATTGTCCAGCGGGCAGATGCGTTCATCCAGTCATCCCAGCATGCGGTGGAGAAGATCGCAGAGTTCGGCGCCCGGCATATCCGGGATGGCGACACGATCCTTACCCACTGCAACTCCGAAGTTGCGCTCGGATGCATCATCGAAGCGCACCGGAGCGGGAAGGAGATCGAGGTCTTTGCCACCGAAGTGCGCCCGAGAAACCAGGGACTCATCACCATCCGGACCCTCAATGATGCGGGGATTAAAACGAATTTTATCGTCGATTCCGCAGTGCGATCGTTCATCCATGATATCGATCTCGTCATTGTCGGCGCCGATGCGGTGACCGTGAACGGAGCGGTGGTGAACAAGATCGGGACTTCGCAGGTCGCGCACTCGGCCCATGAAGCGCGGGTGAACGTGCTCGTGGCTGCCGAGACGTACAAGTTTGCGCCCCGCACGATCATCGGCGAAATGATCCAGATCGAAGAGAGAGAAGCTGGCGAGGTGCTGCCGGATGAGATTGCGCGGACACTGCCGCATGTGACCGTCCGCAACCCGGCTTTTGATGTCACCCCGGCGGAGTTCATCGATATCATCGTGACCGAGCAGGGTGCAATTCCCCCCCAGATGGCGTACGTGATCATCAAGGAGTATCTTGGCTGGGATATCGGGGAATTCAATAAAGGTTTTGAAATTCATACCGGACATAACGAGTAG
- a CDS encoding methanogenesis marker 15 protein — MTQPVRIAQLSCGPEYSGIQHEIDEAAREVGGEIFYPDVALKDIRRDFEKFGLDVRSPDLKLAIARAIALVEGRVEADAVFIATCFRCAEAAIVRNELRRYINEHSRLPVVSYSFTERTTAGTLLTRMEALTTIARRRALLARETQSGLTLGLDSGSATTKAVVMRDNKIIGTGWQPTTEVLKSARDVIAHALAEAGVTREEIQAVGTTGYGRFLVGKDINADLIQEELTVNSKGAVYLADRQHGPATVIDIGGMDNKAISVMDGIPGVFTMGGICAGASGRFLEMTAKRLGVDITELGPLSMKGMGGRVPMNSYCIVFGTQSLVNALAAGSTREDVAAAACHSVAEQVFEQQLQEVDIKEPVIMVGGTSLIEGLVFAMGELLQTKIVVPPYSQYIGAVGSALLASGFIQDD; from the coding sequence ATGACGCAGCCGGTACGGATTGCCCAGCTCTCCTGCGGGCCGGAATATTCCGGTATCCAGCACGAGATCGACGAAGCTGCCCGGGAAGTCGGCGGCGAGATCTTCTACCCGGATGTTGCCTTAAAAGACATCCGCCGCGATTTTGAAAAATTCGGGCTGGATGTCAGGAGCCCGGACTTAAAACTCGCGATCGCCCGGGCGATTGCGCTCGTGGAGGGGCGGGTGGAAGCCGACGCGGTCTTCATCGCCACCTGCTTCCGGTGTGCAGAAGCGGCCATTGTCCGGAACGAACTCCGGCGCTACATCAACGAGCACTCCCGGCTCCCGGTGGTCAGTTACTCGTTTACCGAGCGGACGACCGCCGGAACCCTCCTCACCCGGATGGAGGCCCTCACCACCATTGCCCGGCGCCGTGCCCTGCTCGCCCGGGAGACCCAGAGCGGCCTCACGCTCGGCCTTGACTCGGGATCTGCCACGACAAAAGCGGTCGTGATGCGGGACAACAAGATCATTGGCACGGGCTGGCAGCCCACAACCGAAGTCCTGAAAAGTGCCCGGGACGTAATCGCCCACGCCCTTGCCGAAGCGGGGGTTACCCGCGAGGAGATCCAGGCTGTCGGGACAACGGGATACGGCCGGTTTCTCGTGGGAAAAGATATCAACGCGGATCTCATTCAGGAAGAACTGACGGTCAACTCCAAAGGGGCAGTCTATCTCGCGGATCGCCAGCATGGCCCGGCCACCGTGATCGATATCGGCGGTATGGACAACAAGGCGATCTCGGTGATGGACGGTATCCCCGGGGTTTTCACGATGGGCGGGATCTGTGCCGGGGCAAGCGGCCGGTTCCTTGAGATGACCGCAAAGCGGCTCGGTGTCGATATCACCGAGCTCGGCCCGCTCTCCATGAAGGGCATGGGCGGGCGCGTGCCGATGAACAGTTACTGTATCGTCTTTGGCACGCAGAGCCTGGTCAATGCCCTTGCAGCCGGCAGCACCCGCGAGGATGTGGCGGCGGCGGCCTGTCACAGTGTGGCCGAGCAGGTCTTCGAGCAGCAGCTGCAGGAAGTGGATATCAAGGAGCCGGTGATCATGGTCGGGGGCACGTCGCTCATCGAAGGCCTCGTCTTTGCCATGGGTGAACTCCTCCAGACAAAGATTGTCGTGCCGCCCTACTCGCAGTATATCGGTGCCGTGGGATCTGCACTCCTTGCATCAGGATTCATACAGGACGATTAG
- a CDS encoding methanogenesis marker 6 protein → MTPYTPVHVGSVTKYVVIESFDLTPADLAIRAYEISKGAMIKETCFGLVINGREDEVNRIIAGLRKIDPDHIFVKDRGFPPGDPRRCRANLGGARPGYNGMEYEMTIIPYISHGLEELNKKDATAVPPPANPLEHPLLDISRLKKLIDAQES, encoded by the coding sequence GTGACACCATATACCCCCGTCCATGTTGGCAGCGTAACGAAATACGTCGTAATAGAATCGTTTGATCTCACACCGGCTGACCTTGCGATCCGCGCCTACGAGATCTCAAAAGGGGCGATGATCAAAGAGACCTGTTTCGGTCTTGTCATCAACGGGAGGGAAGACGAAGTCAACCGGATCATTGCCGGGCTGCGGAAGATCGATCCCGACCATATCTTTGTGAAAGACCGGGGCTTTCCTCCCGGCGATCCCCGCCGGTGCCGGGCAAATCTCGGCGGGGCCCGCCCCGGGTATAACGGCATGGAGTACGAGATGACGATCATTCCCTACATCTCGCACGGGCTTGAAGAACTCAACAAAAAAGATGCAACAGCCGTTCCTCCGCCGGCAAATCCGCTGGAACACCCGTTGCTCGATATCTCCCGGCTCAAAAAACTGATCGATGCACAGGAGTCCTGA